The genomic segment ctaatgttcatttaattccttttaacagctgtgaaGACCAGCCATTCATCTGGGCAGGAAATGTTTACATGGCGTTAAAACTGCGGCACTTTACATTGacagtagataaaagaaaatccctGCTGCACGTctgtcaacaaaggctatttgtgtgagagtgtttcagttactgtggggccaggcacccatgcagctcagtgggaacagggaataataccaatggagagagtcaaactgagccaggtcacagattggagatggcagaaatgccccattcctatagagacaggaagagcatcagagagtttgatggtcattccagataccagcactgtgcccagatagaagatgatttctctctccaacttgggttgaatctCACAGAAACAGTGTGATGGCAGATCACACCTTGGtgactaaagtgatctcatctgaaatgttgtccttcacccactgatggATGTTATAAATCTTTTTTCAGGTTAAAAACGACAAGGAATTTATCTATGAggatctcgaacacaacacgccagttttgctgtctctgtccacgcttataagaagtggagcaagggattcacttgatcatccttcctgctcaaactgtggtgagggattcactcgatcatctgaccgactggcatgcctgtcagtttacacaggggagaggccgttcaccttttcagactgtggggattcaaggtcatctcatgaaggtacatcagcaagttcacactgggacaaggccattcacctgttctgtggtgGGTCTtctcacctgtggacacaccagtcagttcacactgggcagaggctggtcatctgctgaatttgtggggaaggattcacttggtcatctgaccaaatggctcaccagcgggttcacacgggcgagtggccattcacctgcccggaaggtgggaagggatttacttgctcttctaaactgaaggtacatcagagagttcacactggagagaggccgttctcctgctcagactgtgggaagggattcaatcagtcatccaccctactgactcaccagcgagttcacactggagagaggccattcatctgcttggactgtgggaagggattcaattctTCATCTaatctacagagacaccagcgagttcacactggagagagaccgttcacctgcttcgactgtgggaagggattcactgagtcgactagcctacaagcacaccagtcagttcacactggagagaggccattcacctgctcagtgtgtgggaagggattcactcgatcagctcagctgaaggaacatcagagagttcacactggagagaggccattcacctgctcaggctgtgggaagggattcattcggtcatctgacctaatggcacaccagcgagttcacaccagggagcggccgttcgtttgctcggactgtgggaagggattcacttggttatctaatctgaaggtacaccagagagttcacactggggagaggccgttcacatgctcagtctgtgggaagggattcagtcaggcATCAAACCTGCAAGAGCACCagagaattcacactggggagcggccgttcacctgctcagactgtgggaagggattcacttgctcatcccaactgaaggtacatcacagagttcacactggggagaggccattcacctgctcagactgtgggaaaggattcaattcatcatcccaactgaaggtacatcagagagttcacactggggagaggccgttcacctgttcagactgtgggaagggattcatgcAGTCATCCGAactaaaggtacatcagcgagtacataccggagagaggccgttcacctgctcagactgtgggaagggattcactttgtcatctaaactgaaggtacatgagCGAGTTCACaacggagagaggccattcacctgctcagactgtgggaagggattcactttgtcttCTCACTTACTGAAACACCAGTcacttcacaccggggagtggccattcacctgctcagtctgtgggaagggattcactgaatcatcctccctactgagacaccagtcagttcacatcaGGGAGTGTccgtggccattcacctgctcagtctgtgggcagGGATTCTCTgaatcatcctccctacagagacatcagtcagttcacactggggagaggctgttcacctgctcagactttgggaagagattctctcagccaaatcaaccctatgtgcatcattgagttgaTTGAGCTGGAatgaggctgttcacctgctctgaatgtgggaagcaattcactcagttatctgaacatatgtaactctcgcttaggctagcagcttaatataggtgGTGATAGCCTCCCAGCCcaatcttatctaattctactttagtctgttttttaagcttagctgaataagaaatgatcTGGCCAtgcaaaaatgctttaaatgtatcccatataattcaTTTGGACGTACCCACTATATCATTAAAATGAAAGaattcttttatctgggtttcaataaAACCAataaagtcagagttttgcaataatgtctgagacatgtgcCATGTGCTATGTTGAGCGGGCAAGAATGACATAAATTCAAAACACAAACTCAAAggtgcatgatcagatatagcaatagcgtcattTTCACAATTTTTAACACTAGGCAGGAAGCGGGGATTGATTATAATATAATCAATCCTCGAATATTTTTTGTAAACatgtgaaaagaaagaatattctctgttaCCGGGGTGCAGATATCTCCATAATTCGATCAATCCAAAATTGATCAAAAAGGAGTTAATAAGTGACACAGAGTGAgttggaagtcgctgattggttgagctcttgtcaatcataggatttaaacaacagttaaaatccccaCGCATTATCACATATATTCATTTgaatcaggcagtaaagcaaatatcttttctaaaaaaagaaggatcatctaagttaggaccatacagaTTGACCAAAACAATTTTTCTGTTACAGATCACTCCTttgacaattaaaaatctaccattcgaatctgactcaatatcctcttgaataaatatattagatttaataaagatggacatgcctttagttttactctgagaagtagagtggaactgcaaacctctccaccatccaaaaaaaatctatttagatctcctgccctgatatgtgtctcttgagcaaaaattata from the Mobula birostris isolate sMobBir1 chromosome 13, sMobBir1.hap1, whole genome shotgun sequence genome contains:
- the LOC140206953 gene encoding uncharacterized protein, which produces MAHQRVHTGEWPFTCPEGGKGFTCSSKLKVHQRVHTGERPFSCSDCGKGFNQSSTLLTHQRVHTGERPFICLDCGKGFNSSSNLQRHQRVHTGERPFTCFDCGKGFTESTSLQAHQSVHTGERPFTCSVCGKGFTRSAQLKEHQRVHTGERPFTCSGCGKGFIRSSDLMAHQRVHTRERPFVCSDCGKGFTWLSNLKVHQRVHTGERPFTCSVCGKGFSQASNLQEHQRIHTGERPFTCSDCGKGFTCSSQLKVHHRVHTGERPFTCSDCGKGFNSSSQLKVHQRVHTGERPFTCSDCGKGFMQSSELKVHQRVHTGERPFTCSDCGKGFTLSSKLKVHERVHNGERPFTCSDCGKGFTLSSHLLKHQSLHTGEWPFTCSVCGKGFTESSSLLRHQSVHIRECPWPFTCSVCGQGFSESSSLQRHQSVHTGERLFTCSDFGKRFSQPNQPYVHH